A window of the Spirochaetae bacterium HGW-Spirochaetae-1 genome harbors these coding sequences:
- a CDS encoding long-chain fatty acid--CoA ligase has protein sequence MEGEMAKFEEKSMPAVFQNQVEKFGDRACVAYKKDGVYTDISWNDMNTMVRNIGCFLMSRGIKKAEKVAIFAENRYEWWVTDLGALSVGATDVPIYSTNSPEEAQYILSNSDSKICFVSTEDHLERVLKVKKKLPKLSVIVIFNEMKKKKAGVITMAQALEEGAKYKSQADFDKRLKAIKGEDLATLIYTSGTTGNPKGVMLTHNNFLSNTKQSVDDFKDMVTPDDTFASFLPLSHSLERTIGLYLPIYQGSKVAFVENVSTTLMQDFLAIRPTAMVSVPRIYEKVHAGVLSKIADAPPIKKKIFNWAMAQSHKNIPYNCQNKPRTGIFAKKYDLADKLVFSNLKKALGLDRLKIAISGGGPLSVTDAEFFIGMGFKIYEGFGLTETTPVTNVNRPWLIKLGTVGPPLKDTIVKISDEGEILLKGPQVMKGYYKNPQATKEVFTKDGFFRTGDIGVIDQDGYLSITGRIKDIIVTAGGKNISPQNIENALKASRFIEQVAVIGDRRKYLAALIVPSFDELKKWAKKNGIAAGSEEELIKNEQVLAIIGEEIKKYMASFARVEQIRKFKLLVSEWSQAGGELTPSLKVKRRVIEEKYGTEIESMFDED, from the coding sequence ATGGAGGGGGAAATGGCTAAGTTTGAGGAAAAGTCTATGCCGGCTGTGTTTCAGAATCAGGTCGAAAAGTTTGGCGACCGGGCCTGTGTAGCCTATAAAAAAGATGGGGTCTATACTGATATTTCCTGGAATGACATGAACACGATGGTCAGGAATATCGGGTGCTTCCTCATGTCGAGGGGAATTAAAAAAGCCGAGAAAGTGGCAATCTTCGCCGAGAACCGCTATGAATGGTGGGTGACGGACCTTGGCGCACTGTCGGTAGGGGCAACGGATGTGCCAATTTATTCCACGAATTCGCCCGAGGAAGCTCAGTATATACTGAGCAATTCAGATTCGAAGATATGCTTTGTCAGCACAGAGGATCATCTCGAACGGGTTCTCAAGGTAAAGAAAAAGCTTCCCAAGCTGAGTGTTATAGTCATCTTTAATGAAATGAAAAAGAAGAAAGCGGGTGTGATAACCATGGCCCAGGCTTTAGAGGAAGGAGCTAAGTATAAAAGCCAGGCTGATTTTGACAAGAGACTGAAAGCCATTAAGGGAGAAGATCTGGCTACGCTCATTTATACATCGGGCACAACGGGAAATCCCAAGGGCGTTATGCTGACGCATAATAATTTCCTGTCTAATACAAAGCAGAGCGTCGATGACTTTAAAGACATGGTTACTCCCGATGATACATTTGCCTCTTTTCTGCCCCTTTCCCACTCATTGGAAAGGACGATTGGATTATACCTGCCCATTTACCAGGGATCAAAGGTTGCTTTTGTGGAGAACGTATCTACAACTCTGATGCAAGACTTTCTTGCCATACGTCCCACAGCCATGGTGAGCGTTCCCCGGATATATGAAAAGGTTCATGCCGGCGTTCTTTCAAAAATAGCCGATGCTCCGCCCATAAAAAAGAAAATTTTCAACTGGGCAATGGCTCAATCACATAAAAATATTCCTTACAACTGCCAGAATAAACCGAGGACGGGTATTTTTGCCAAAAAATATGACCTGGCCGATAAGCTTGTTTTTTCCAACCTGAAAAAGGCCCTGGGTCTTGACAGGCTCAAGATAGCGATTTCGGGCGGTGGACCGCTCAGTGTAACTGATGCAGAATTTTTCATAGGCATGGGATTTAAAATCTATGAGGGATTTGGCCTTACCGAAACTACGCCGGTAACAAATGTAAACAGGCCGTGGCTTATAAAACTCGGCACGGTTGGACCTCCTCTCAAGGATACCATCGTAAAGATTTCCGATGAGGGCGAAATACTCCTCAAAGGACCGCAGGTCATGAAAGGGTATTATAAAAATCCTCAGGCAACCAAGGAGGTTTTTACTAAGGACGGATTCTTCAGAACCGGGGATATCGGGGTGATTGATCAGGATGGATATCTGTCAATCACGGGCCGTATCAAAGATATCATTGTCACTGCCGGCGGAAAAAATATTTCTCCCCAGAATATCGAAAATGCTCTGAAGGCCTCACGTTTTATTGAACAGGTGGCGGTCATCGGCGATCGGAGGAAATATCTTGCAGCTCTTATTGTGCCCTCTTTTGACGAACTCAAGAAATGGGCGAAGAAAAACGGCATTGCGGCCGGCTCAGAAGAGGAGCTTATCAAAAATGAGCAGGTTTTAGCAATAATTGGTGAAGAGATTAAAAAATATATGGCTAGTTTTGCCCGTGTGGAGCAAATTCGCAAATTCAAGCTCCTGGTCAGTGAATGGAGCCAGGCCGGCGGTGAACTCACACCCTCACTGAAGGTTAAGCGGCGTGTCATAGAAGAGAAATACGGAACTGAGATTGAAAGTATGTTTGACGAAGATTAG